The nucleotide sequence CGCCGGCCTCCGAACCGGAGTTGACCAGGAATACGGTGTCGAGGGGATCCGGCAGCAGCTGGGTAAGTCGTTCGCAGAACTCGACCACCACCGCGTAGTTGAATCGCGAGTTGGTGTTGAGCCGCTCTAGTTGGCGCGCCGCCGCCGCGGCCACACCTGGGTGGGCATGTCCCAGAACGGTGACGTTGTTGACCATGTCCAGATAGCTTCGCCCCGCCGTGGACAGCAAGTAGTGCCGCCAGCCTCGTTCGATCTGAGGCGGGTCGTCGTAATAGTGCTCCTGCACTTCGGCGAATGTGGCGGCGCGCCGTTCCAGCACGTCGAGCCCATCAGAGGGGGCTGGCTCCAAGCCCAGCAGCGCGGCCGGATCTTCGGTGACGGCCAACCAGCCAGGTGCGTACTCGGGACGTACCGTGTGGGGCGCGGTGGGCGCGTCGGTCGGGCGTAGCGCGAGGTGGATGCGTTGGCCAAAGGGGGCTTTGGCCCAGGGCTGGCCCGCTTGGACCCGCTGGCCGCTAGTCGGCACCGGCTGTGCGCCGGTGAGCTGCAGCTCATGGGAGTCGGTGCGTAGGGTGATGGCCCCGGTGCTGGCGACGACGTCCCCGGCCCACGGGGCAACGAGCTCCGTGTCTTCGCGTAGCCAGAAATCGATGCCGGTGGCGATGGTGGGGCTGCTTCGTGGGTGCAACGGTGCGATGTAATCCGCGCGGGTGGCCGCGTAGCGCGTCGCTGCGGCGAGTGCGTTGGACGAAAGTGCGGAGTCTGCCAGCTCGTGGGCGAGGGCGCCATCGAGCCAGGCGCCCCGGTTCGCGTCGTCGGACTCCACGGAAAAGTCCAATCTCACAATGGACTTTGGGTCGATATCGATGATCGGTCGGTGCGGTTTGGGGAGCGGGTGGTGCTGCGGTTGCGCGATGCCGAGCCGGTCGTGGATGAGGCCGGTCAGCACCGGGGCCGGCACCAGCAGAGCCTGGTCGAGGATGACCCGTTCGCGTTGGACGGTGTTGGCGGCGTATTCGTTGCCGGGGTCGATGGCGATCTGTTGCAGGTCGCTGACCAGTAGCACGGCAGCCCGCGCGATCACCATGGGCCACAGCGCTTCGATCTCGTCGCCGCTGAGGGGACGAATGGCGTGGAAGGCGGCGACGACCGGAAGAATGGTGGCCGGCTCGGCGCCCGCGTGGTACAGGCAGGAGGCCACGGTGGTGGCAAGCTCGGCGATCGCCCAGGTCTTGGTCAGGTCGCCGAAGTCGATGACGCCATCGGGGTGGCGGCGACCGTCGCTGCCCGGGGACCCCACCATGTTGGTGTCGGCGATATCGAGATGAACGGCCTGTCGCGGCAGTTGTGGGTCAAGGCGCTGCAGGCTGTTGACCGCCGTGGCGGTGGCGACCGCTAGGCGGTGAGCCTCCGCGGGTTCGGCTACATGCCCGATGAGGGCATCGACGGACTCGCTCGCGAAGCGTGGATCCCACTGCAGCACGCGATCCAACCCAGGATGCTCGAATGAGGCAAGCGCCCGGCTGACACGACCCGTCACATTGCCCATCCCGGCGAGAATCTTCGGTGCGAGGTATCCGGACTGCGACATGGCGCCGCCCGGTAGGAAGGTCAGCAGGCGGGCCACTCCCAGCATTTCCTGCCCGATCGACATGGGAGCGTGGCGCTGGCCCCGGCGGTCCGGGATGGCGCGGGGGAGTCGTAGTGCGCTGTCGCGTTCGGCCACCCATTCAACGGCTTCGACCTGGGCGTCGATCTCTTCGGTGCTGAACACCGCGTTGGCCACCTTGAGCACCCCGACGGTGTTGCCGTGGGGATCTGTCATCAAGAAGTTGGCGTCCTGCTGGCTTCCCAGACTCCTGGCGCGAGCGCTGATTCCGTAGTTCTCGACGACAAACTTCTCGGCATCGCGTTCGCTGACCGGCGGCCCCGGCAGTTCCGGGTGCGCGAAGAAGTCGAAGCCCGTCGGGGCTTTCACGGGTTTCACTGCAGGGTCCCTTCTTTGGTGAGAGCAATTTCGGTCTGGATGGGCGCGGCGTCGGCGTCGAAATCCACCGCCGGTGCTGGCTCGCGAAATCCGCGCGTCAGTACGGCCAGGTAGGTGGTTCCGATCCCGAGCCAGGCAAACCCGATGGCAAAGGCACCGACGGACAGGCTGGTCCAAAGCCAGCCCGTGAGGACCACACCGACGGCAGGCATCGCCGCGTACAGCGCCCAGCTCCGCCAGCCGCGCCGGCGCTGATCGATCAGGAAGTGCTTGGTGACCGCGAGATGCACCAGGGTGAAGGCGGCCAATGCGCCGAAACTAACGATCGACGCCATCGTCTCGAGGTCCGCGATCAGCGCCAGCGTGGAGACTGCCGAGACGACCAGCGCCGCTCCGATCGGGGTGCGGAATCGTCGGCTGATCCGGCCAAACACCGCACGGGGCAACACACCGTCGCGTCCCATGGCGTAGAGGATGCGGGTGACGCTGACTTGCGATGACAGCGCGGCGGCGCTGCAGGCGCACATGTAGGCGATGATAAAAAATGTTTGTAGCGAATGGCCGCCGGCGGAAACGACTATCTGCAATGCGGCCGAGTTTGGCGTGGTGATTGCGCGGTAGTCCGGCTCGACCAGGGTGGCACAGTAGGAGACTGACAAGAAGGTCGCACCGCCGATGAGCACCGTGAGGATGATCGCCAGCGGAACCGTGCGGCGCGGGTTGCGCGCCTCCTCAGCCATCGTCGACACCGCGTCGAACCCGACGAAGCTCAAGGCGACGACGGCCGCCCCGCCGAGGATGTCTCCGCCGCGGAATCCGGCGCTGTAGAGCGGCTGTAGCAGCGACGCGTCCGGGTGGTCGCGCAGGTACAGCAGCGACACCGTGATGAAAACGAGGACGCACGCCAGCTGCAAACCGACGAGCGCGAAGTTGAGGCGGTTCATGATGACGACGCCGACAATGTTGACGGTGGTGACCAAGGCGATTGCGGCCAAGCAGAAGACGGGCGCCGGGACGGCGGGGAACTGCGCGTTGAGGTAGATCCCGATCAATAGGTAGTTGACCAGGGGCAACAGCAGGTAGTCGAGCATCAATGCCCAGCCGGTCAGAAAGCCGACGTTGCCGCCGAAGGAGCGGCGCGCGAAAGTGTAGGCGCTCCCGGCGCTGGGGTAGGCGTGGACGAGCACGGCGTAGCTTGCGGCGGTGAACAGCATCGCAACAAATGTCACGACGTAGGCGGTCGGCACGTGGCCGTGCGTCGTTTGGCTGACGACGCCGAATGTGTCGAACATGGCGAGCGGGTCGATGTAGGCCAAGCCGAATGCAACCAGCCCGGCCACGCCCAACGCCCGGCGCAGCCGTGGTTCGCCTGTGGGCTGACTCACGATGGCACCGGTCTGATCAACTGCGTCGAACCGTCTTGCATGCTTGGCCTCCCACCTAGAGGTGTGTAGATTTGCGAGGAAAGATTGATCACCAATGTCACAATGACACGATTCGTCGGTAGACGATACGCGCCGATCTCGGTAAGCGCGAACCGAAGACTTCGGCCGGCCGCCGGGCGCGTGCTCATTGGCGGTGTAAACCGTCGTGGTAACAATGTTTTGAAACGACGAATGCTCGAGGAAGAAGCGGTGGTGATCCCAAGGGCGGATAGTCCAGATCAGACGTGCGGGCGGTTACCGGCGCGCGGCACCATCGGCGAACAGGTCGCGGATCTGATCCAGGAGTCGATCCTGTCCGGCGAGGCAAAGCGCGGTGCGCCGCTGCGCGAAGAATTGATTGCCGACCGGTATCAGGTGTCTCGTCGCACGGTTCGAGATGCGCTTCGGGTATTGGAGTCCAACGGGCTGGTTCGCCATCAGCGGCACAAGGGCTCGACCGTGGTCGACTTCAGTGCTGAAGACATCACCGATATGTACCGGTCGCGCGAGGTCCTCGAACTCGATGCCGCAAAACGGTGGTGTAGGGCAGGCGCGGTGGATTCCGGGTACCGGTTCCACCGCCTGACCGAGGCGCTCGGCCGGCTGGAGCAGGCCTCGCGGGGGACCGATTCCGGGCTGATCGTCAAGTCTGACCTTGACTTCCACGCGGCAATCATCGGCCTCCTCGACAGCCCGCGCGTGGATCGCTTTTTTGCGGCGATCGAGGCCGAGATGCTCTATGCGCTGGCCATTCTCGAGGCCAGCGAGGGCGAGTACAAGACCGATGCGGCAAAGGCATTCGGCGAGCACAAGGCAATGTATGAGGCGCTTCGCGACCGCGACGAGCAACGATCGACGCAGCTCATCTCCGAACATCTTCGGATCAACCGCGACGTCCTGATCCGGATCGTCGCCAGCTGACTGCAGCGGCTGCAGTGCTGCGGGTCCGCTGAGTCAGGCCAGAAACAACGCCACGATGATCGGCAGTACGAACACCAAGGCCGCGACGATCGTGAGCACGGCGATGGTGATTCCGACGCCGTTGTAGCTTTGCGGCGGGGTGCCCAGCGACCCGGCGCTGTACCCCCAAACCGGCGCCTTGTACTCCAATTCGGCCAGCTGCCCA is from Mycobacterium marinum and encodes:
- a CDS encoding aminotransferase; the protein is MKPVKAPTGFDFFAHPELPGPPVSERDAEKFVVENYGISARARSLGSQQDANFLMTDPHGNTVGVLKVANAVFSTEEIDAQVEAVEWVAERDSALRLPRAIPDRRGQRHAPMSIGQEMLGVARLLTFLPGGAMSQSGYLAPKILAGMGNVTGRVSRALASFEHPGLDRVLQWDPRFASESVDALIGHVAEPAEAHRLAVATATAVNSLQRLDPQLPRQAVHLDIADTNMVGSPGSDGRRHPDGVIDFGDLTKTWAIAELATTVASCLYHAGAEPATILPVVAAFHAIRPLSGDEIEALWPMVIARAAVLLVSDLQQIAIDPGNEYAANTVQRERVILDQALLVPAPVLTGLIHDRLGIAQPQHHPLPKPHRPIIDIDPKSIVRLDFSVESDDANRGAWLDGALAHELADSALSSNALAAATRYAATRADYIAPLHPRSSPTIATGIDFWLREDTELVAPWAGDVVASTGAITLRTDSHELQLTGAQPVPTSGQRVQAGQPWAKAPFGQRIHLALRPTDAPTAPHTVRPEYAPGWLAVTEDPAALLGLEPAPSDGLDVLERRAATFAEVQEHYYDDPPQIERGWRHYLLSTAGRSYLDMVNNVTVLGHAHPGVAAAAARQLERLNTNSRFNYAVVVEFCERLTQLLPDPLDTVFLVNSGSEAGDLALRLAMAATGRRDVVAVGEAYHGWTYATDAVSTSTADNPNALNTRPDWVHTVESPNSFRGKYRGAGASQYAHDAVAAIEDLVQSGRAPAAFIAETVYGSAGGMALPDGYLDAVYTAIRAAGGLTIADEVQVGYGRLGKWFWGFEQQGVVPDIVAIAKATGNGHPVGAVITSKAVAQRFRSQGYFFSSTGGSPLSSAIGIAVLDALKSERLQHYALAVGSHLIARIRKLATKHPLIGTVHGFGLYIGVEMVRDRKTLEPAPEETAAICDRMLELGVIIQPTGERMNILKTKPPLCIDMTAADYFADTLDRVLTEGW
- a CDS encoding APC family permease encodes the protein MSQPTGEPRLRRALGVAGLVAFGLAYIDPLAMFDTFGVVSQTTHGHVPTAYVVTFVAMLFTAASYAVLVHAYPSAGSAYTFARRSFGGNVGFLTGWALMLDYLLLPLVNYLLIGIYLNAQFPAVPAPVFCLAAIALVTTVNIVGVVIMNRLNFALVGLQLACVLVFITVSLLYLRDHPDASLLQPLYSAGFRGGDILGGAAVVALSFVGFDAVSTMAEEARNPRRTVPLAIILTVLIGGATFLSVSYCATLVEPDYRAITTPNSAALQIVVSAGGHSLQTFFIIAYMCACSAAALSSQVSVTRILYAMGRDGVLPRAVFGRISRRFRTPIGAALVVSAVSTLALIADLETMASIVSFGALAAFTLVHLAVTKHFLIDQRRRGWRSWALYAAMPAVGVVLTGWLWTSLSVGAFAIGFAWLGIGTTYLAVLTRGFREPAPAVDFDADAAPIQTEIALTKEGTLQ
- a CDS encoding GntR family transcriptional regulator translates to MITNVTMTRFVGRRYAPISVSANRRLRPAAGRVLIGGVNRRGNNVLKRRMLEEEAVVIPRADSPDQTCGRLPARGTIGEQVADLIQESILSGEAKRGAPLREELIADRYQVSRRTVRDALRVLESNGLVRHQRHKGSTVVDFSAEDITDMYRSREVLELDAAKRWCRAGAVDSGYRFHRLTEALGRLEQASRGTDSGLIVKSDLDFHAAIIGLLDSPRVDRFFAAIEAEMLYALAILEASEGEYKTDAAKAFGEHKAMYEALRDRDEQRSTQLISEHLRINRDVLIRIVAS